Below is a genomic region from Candidatus Polarisedimenticolia bacterium.
GTCACCCTCAGGTACTTGCGCGCGAAGCGCAGCAGCAGGTTCATCTCCGGATCCACCTCGGTTTCCTTCTGGTAGATGATCCGGATGCCCGTGTAGAGCAGGAAGGCCCCGAAGACGTAGTCCAGCCAGTGGAACAGTCCCAGCAGCGTCGCGCCCGCCAGGATGAAGATGATGCGCATCAGCATCGCGCCGAGGATTCCCCAGAAGAGGACCCGGTGGCGCAGCTTCTCGGGCACCTTGAAGTAGGAAAAGATGATCAGGAAGACGAAGAGGTTGTCGACGCTGAGCGCCAGCTCGATCAGGTAGCCGGTGAAGAATTCCAGCCCCTTCTGCGGGCCCATGTAGTTGTAGATGCCGGCGTTGAAGACCAGGGCGAGGGAGATCCAGATGATGGAGGAAAGCCCGGCCTCCTTCATCGAGACCTTGCGTGCACCGCGGTGGAAGACTCCAAGGTCCACCACCAGGGCGATCAGGATGAAGACGGTATAGCCGATCCAGAGGATGGGCGTCCCGACGCTGGGGGCGTCGATCAAGACGCGGGGGCTTCCGTCGCCTGCGAGCCCAGCCGCGTGATGACGGCAAGCCCCAGGCCGAGAATCGAGAAGACCAGCCAGACCAGCTCGCCGACGATCGGGATGAACCGGATGATCGCCACCAGAGCGAAGCCGAGCATGACCGCCCCGAGGAGGGAGGATTGATCGTGCAGGATGCCGGTCTGCGAGCCCAGCTTCTTGCCGACCAGCAGGAGAATCGCCGTGGCGCCCATCAGCTCGATGATCTTGGCGCCGAGGCCGACCAGCACGGCGAGCGGAATGCCGATCAGGGTTATCGCCAGCACGATGGCCAGGACGATGACGGCGACGCAGGAGAGCAGGCCGAACCCGAGGGAGGCGGGCCAGCGGTCATCGAATGACTCCGACATCCGCTCGATGCGCTCCGGCACCAGCAGCGCGATGACCAGGACGATGAGGCCGGAAACCAGAAGCTCGATGAGGCGCAGCAGCACCAGCAGCCCGATGATCCCGCCTGAGACCGCCCTCTGGATGCCGCGCGGCAGCCTCGATCCGACGTCGACGATTTCGCCGTGGAATTTCGCGTCCGGCGAGCGCTCCAGCTTCCCGAGGACGTGCACCATCTCGCCGTTCACGGTTGCTTCGGGCCCGAAGTCGGCATCCGACAGGACGGAGACCACCTGCTCCGCCTCGCCGTTGAACTCGAGCTTGCCTCCCACGACCACGACCTCGCCTTCGACCGTCCCGTCGATCGTCACCTTGCCGCCGATGCAGACCACGTCCTCGTGGTGCACTTCCCCCTTGGCGACGCGCACGTCGCCGAAGATCGCCACGCCCGGCTCCTTGGCCAGGGTGGGAGCCGAAGCGAGCAGGAAGGAGGACGCCACCGTCAGGATCAGCGCGAGCGCTCGAGACTGTCTCATGGTTCGTCCTTTCAAAGGCGGACCCGCGAGCCCAGGATTGTACGTCCCGGACCGCGGGTGGTCAACGCATGCAGGAATAGAGGTTGGTCGGCTTGTTCCCCTCCCCACTGAGCGAGTAAACGAGAAGGAAGGGTCAGGAGTTCCCGATCGTCATGAGGGAAAGATCGCGGGGGCTGATTCCTCCGCCGGCAACATTGCGTCGGTGGTGGGGGCCCCGTCCGAAGGCTGGTCCCTGGCCAGGACGACAACGGTGCGCGCCGCCATGTCACCCACC
It encodes:
- a CDS encoding TerC family protein, which codes for MIDAPSVGTPILWIGYTVFILIALVVDLGVFHRGARKVSMKEAGLSSIIWISLALVFNAGIYNYMGPQKGLEFFTGYLIELALSVDNLFVFLIIFSYFKVPEKLRHRVLFWGILGAMLMRIIFILAGATLLGLFHWLDYVFGAFLLYTGIRIIYQKETEVDPEMNLLLRFARKYLRVTKDYEESKFFTKIDGKSFATPLLLVLLVVESTDVVFAVDSIPAIFGITHDPFIVYTSNIFAVLGLRALFFLLQGMMNRFHYLPIGLGLVLAFVGLKMLIAGHYQIPIGLSLGIVALVLFGSVIVSLLVKSKTR